One region of Miscanthus floridulus cultivar M001 chromosome 19, ASM1932011v1, whole genome shotgun sequence genomic DNA includes:
- the LOC136529422 gene encoding amino acid transporter AVT1I-like isoform X4: MENNTPPKSGTGFFKTCFNGVNALSGVGILSIPYALSQGGWLSLLIFLTIAIICFYTGILLQRCIDSSSLVKTYPDIGELAFGRKGKIIVAIFLYLELYLVAIDFLILEGDNLEKLFPNANFHAAGLKVGSKQGFVLIISLLVLPTTWLRSLNMLAYVALGGVMASVILIASVLWVGTFDGVGFHKKGVLVDWSGMPTAMSLYTFCFSGHAIFPMIYTGMRNRKAFPTVLLICFIICTLSYGLTGVIGYLMFGESLSSQRLSRINFMWARTGPSVSSSGLPWSSAQPSWPLSCPSLPMLSPLQRALVRESWNFGQSSWSYSTPGSCFS; this comes from the exons ATGGAGAACAATACTCCTCCAAAGTCTGGGACGGGCTTCTTCAAAACTTGCTTCAATGGAGTTAATGCTCTCTCAG gggTTGGAATATTATCTATTCCGTATGCATTGTCTCAAGGAGGATGGTTGAGCTTACTTATTTTCTTAACCATAGCAATCATCTGTTTCTATACTGGTATTCTCCTACAGAGATGTATAGACTCGAGTTCGCTTGTTAAGACCTATCCTGATATTGGTGAGCTAGCTTTTGGGCGGAAAGGGAAAATCATTGTAGCAATATTCTTGTACCTAGAGCTGTATCTTGTGGCTATTGATTTCTTGATATTAGAAGGTGACAACTTGGAGAAATTATTTCCAAATGCTAACTTCCATGCTGCTGGGCTCAAGGTTGGAAGCAagcaagggtttgtgttgatcatcagTCTACTTGTTTTACCAACAACATGGCTTCGGAGCTTGAACATGCTTGCATATGTCGCCCTCGGTGGAGTCATGGCTTCTGTCATTTTAATCGCCTCTGTTCTGTGGGTTGGAACATTTGATGGGGTTGGTTTTCATAAGAAAGGTGTGCTTGTGGACTGGTCTGGTATGCCAACTGCTATGAGCTTATATACGTTCTGCTTCAGTGGCCATGCTATTTTTCCGATGATATACACTGGCATGAGAAACAGAAAAGCTTTCCCCACA GTGTTGCTCATCTGCTTCATTATCTGCACTCTTAGCTATGGTCTGACGGGTGTCATTGGATACTTGATGTTTGGGGAATCATTAAGTTCCCAG AGGCTATCGAGGATAAACTTCATGTGGGCAAGAACAGGACCGTCAGTATCTTCATCCGGACTGCCCTGGTCGTCAGCACAACCATCGTGGCCCTTGTCGTGCCCTTCTTTGCCTATGTTGTCGCCCTTACAG CGCGCACTGGTGAGGGAGTCCTGGAATTTTGGTCAGTCGTCATGGTCGTATTCTACGCCGGGTTCGTGCTTCTCCTGA
- the LOC136529422 gene encoding amino acid transporter AVT1I-like isoform X1, with protein MENNTPPKSGTGFFKTCFNGVNALSGVGILSIPYALSQGGWLSLLIFLTIAIICFYTGILLQRCIDSSSLVKTYPDIGELAFGRKGKIIVAIFLYLELYLVAIDFLILEGDNLEKLFPNANFHAAGLKVGSKQGFVLIISLLVLPTTWLRSLNMLAYVALGGVMASVILIASVLWVGTFDGVGFHKKGVLVDWSGMPTAMSLYTFCFSGHAIFPMIYTGMRNRKAFPTVLLICFIICTLSYGLTGVIGYLMFGESLSSQVTLNLPSNRFASNVAIYTTLINPFTKFALLITPIAEAIEDKLHVGKNRTVSIFIRTALVVSTTIVALVVPFFAYVVALTGSFLSSTVTMLLPCVCYLKISSRTSRNLRLELAVCLGIIMIGAGVIVVGTYSSLKQIVHSF; from the exons ATGGAGAACAATACTCCTCCAAAGTCTGGGACGGGCTTCTTCAAAACTTGCTTCAATGGAGTTAATGCTCTCTCAG gggTTGGAATATTATCTATTCCGTATGCATTGTCTCAAGGAGGATGGTTGAGCTTACTTATTTTCTTAACCATAGCAATCATCTGTTTCTATACTGGTATTCTCCTACAGAGATGTATAGACTCGAGTTCGCTTGTTAAGACCTATCCTGATATTGGTGAGCTAGCTTTTGGGCGGAAAGGGAAAATCATTGTAGCAATATTCTTGTACCTAGAGCTGTATCTTGTGGCTATTGATTTCTTGATATTAGAAGGTGACAACTTGGAGAAATTATTTCCAAATGCTAACTTCCATGCTGCTGGGCTCAAGGTTGGAAGCAagcaagggtttgtgttgatcatcagTCTACTTGTTTTACCAACAACATGGCTTCGGAGCTTGAACATGCTTGCATATGTCGCCCTCGGTGGAGTCATGGCTTCTGTCATTTTAATCGCCTCTGTTCTGTGGGTTGGAACATTTGATGGGGTTGGTTTTCATAAGAAAGGTGTGCTTGTGGACTGGTCTGGTATGCCAACTGCTATGAGCTTATATACGTTCTGCTTCAGTGGCCATGCTATTTTTCCGATGATATACACTGGCATGAGAAACAGAAAAGCTTTCCCCACA GTGTTGCTCATCTGCTTCATTATCTGCACTCTTAGCTATGGTCTGACGGGTGTCATTGGATACTTGATGTTTGGGGAATCATTAAGTTCCCAGGTGACTCTAAACCTTCCATCAAACCGTTTTGCCTCCAACGTCGCGATCTACACGACGTTGATCAATCCGTTCACCAAGTTCGCGCTGCTGATCACTCCAATAGCAGAGGCTATCGAGGATAAACTTCATGTGGGCAAGAACAGGACCGTCAGTATCTTCATCCGGACTGCCCTGGTCGTCAGCACAACCATCGTGGCCCTTGTCGTGCCCTTCTTTGCCTATGTTGTCGCCCTTACAGGTTCGTTTCTCAGCAGCACGGTCACAATGTTGCTACCTTGTGTTTGCTACCTGAAGATCAGCTCAAGGACCTCCAGGAATCTGAGGTTGGAGCTGGCAGTTTGCTTGGGTATTATCATGATTGGGGCGGGGGTAATTGTGGTCGGCACGTATAGCTCACTGAAACAGATTGTTCATAGCTTTTGA
- the LOC136529422 gene encoding amino acid transporter AVT1I-like isoform X2 produces the protein MENNTPPKSGTGFFKTCFNGVNALSGVGILSIPYALSQGGWLSLLIFLTIAIICFYTGILLQRCIDSSSLVKTYPDIGELAFGRKGKIIVAIFLYLELYLVAIDFLILEGDNLEKLFPNANFHAAGLKVGSKQGFVLIISLLVLPTTWLRSLNMLAYVALGGVMASVILIASVLWVGTFDGVGFHKKGVLVDWSGMPTAMSLYTFCFSGHAIFPMIYTGMRNRKAFPTVLLICFIICTLSYGLTGVIGYLMFGESLSSQVTLNLPSNRFASNVAIYTTLINPFTKFALLITPIAEAIEDKLHVGKNRTVSIFIRTALVVSTTIVALVVPFFAYVVALTVQRALVRESWNFGQSSWSYSTPGSCFS, from the exons ATGGAGAACAATACTCCTCCAAAGTCTGGGACGGGCTTCTTCAAAACTTGCTTCAATGGAGTTAATGCTCTCTCAG gggTTGGAATATTATCTATTCCGTATGCATTGTCTCAAGGAGGATGGTTGAGCTTACTTATTTTCTTAACCATAGCAATCATCTGTTTCTATACTGGTATTCTCCTACAGAGATGTATAGACTCGAGTTCGCTTGTTAAGACCTATCCTGATATTGGTGAGCTAGCTTTTGGGCGGAAAGGGAAAATCATTGTAGCAATATTCTTGTACCTAGAGCTGTATCTTGTGGCTATTGATTTCTTGATATTAGAAGGTGACAACTTGGAGAAATTATTTCCAAATGCTAACTTCCATGCTGCTGGGCTCAAGGTTGGAAGCAagcaagggtttgtgttgatcatcagTCTACTTGTTTTACCAACAACATGGCTTCGGAGCTTGAACATGCTTGCATATGTCGCCCTCGGTGGAGTCATGGCTTCTGTCATTTTAATCGCCTCTGTTCTGTGGGTTGGAACATTTGATGGGGTTGGTTTTCATAAGAAAGGTGTGCTTGTGGACTGGTCTGGTATGCCAACTGCTATGAGCTTATATACGTTCTGCTTCAGTGGCCATGCTATTTTTCCGATGATATACACTGGCATGAGAAACAGAAAAGCTTTCCCCACA GTGTTGCTCATCTGCTTCATTATCTGCACTCTTAGCTATGGTCTGACGGGTGTCATTGGATACTTGATGTTTGGGGAATCATTAAGTTCCCAGGTGACTCTAAACCTTCCATCAAACCGTTTTGCCTCCAACGTCGCGATCTACACGACGTTGATCAATCCGTTCACCAAGTTCGCGCTGCTGATCACTCCAATAGCAGAGGCTATCGAGGATAAACTTCATGTGGGCAAGAACAGGACCGTCAGTATCTTCATCCGGACTGCCCTGGTCGTCAGCACAACCATCGTGGCCCTTGTCGTGCCCTTCTTTGCCTATGTTGTCGCCCTTACAG TGCAGCGCGCACTGGTGAGGGAGTCCTGGAATTTTGGTCAGTCGTCATGGTCGTATTCTACGCCGGGTTCGTGCTTCTCCTGA
- the LOC136529422 gene encoding amino acid transporter AVT1I-like isoform X3 — MENNTPPKSGTGFFKTCFNGVNALSGVGILSIPYALSQGGWLSLLIFLTIAIICFYTGILLQRCIDSSSLVKTYPDIGELAFGRKGKIIVAIFLYLELYLVAIDFLILEGDNLEKLFPNANFHAAGLKVGSKQGFVLIISLLVLPTTWLRSLNMLAYVALGGVMASVILIASVLWVGTFDGVGFHKKGVLVDWSGMPTAMSLYTFCFSGHAIFPMIYTGMRNRKAFPTVLLICFIICTLSYGLTGVIGYLMFGESLSSQVTLNLPSNRFASNVAIYTTLINPFTKFALLITPIAEAIEDKLHVGKNRTVSIFIRTALVVSTTIVALVVPFFAYVVALTARTGEGVLEFWSVVMVVFYAGFVLLLI, encoded by the exons ATGGAGAACAATACTCCTCCAAAGTCTGGGACGGGCTTCTTCAAAACTTGCTTCAATGGAGTTAATGCTCTCTCAG gggTTGGAATATTATCTATTCCGTATGCATTGTCTCAAGGAGGATGGTTGAGCTTACTTATTTTCTTAACCATAGCAATCATCTGTTTCTATACTGGTATTCTCCTACAGAGATGTATAGACTCGAGTTCGCTTGTTAAGACCTATCCTGATATTGGTGAGCTAGCTTTTGGGCGGAAAGGGAAAATCATTGTAGCAATATTCTTGTACCTAGAGCTGTATCTTGTGGCTATTGATTTCTTGATATTAGAAGGTGACAACTTGGAGAAATTATTTCCAAATGCTAACTTCCATGCTGCTGGGCTCAAGGTTGGAAGCAagcaagggtttgtgttgatcatcagTCTACTTGTTTTACCAACAACATGGCTTCGGAGCTTGAACATGCTTGCATATGTCGCCCTCGGTGGAGTCATGGCTTCTGTCATTTTAATCGCCTCTGTTCTGTGGGTTGGAACATTTGATGGGGTTGGTTTTCATAAGAAAGGTGTGCTTGTGGACTGGTCTGGTATGCCAACTGCTATGAGCTTATATACGTTCTGCTTCAGTGGCCATGCTATTTTTCCGATGATATACACTGGCATGAGAAACAGAAAAGCTTTCCCCACA GTGTTGCTCATCTGCTTCATTATCTGCACTCTTAGCTATGGTCTGACGGGTGTCATTGGATACTTGATGTTTGGGGAATCATTAAGTTCCCAGGTGACTCTAAACCTTCCATCAAACCGTTTTGCCTCCAACGTCGCGATCTACACGACGTTGATCAATCCGTTCACCAAGTTCGCGCTGCTGATCACTCCAATAGCAGAGGCTATCGAGGATAAACTTCATGTGGGCAAGAACAGGACCGTCAGTATCTTCATCCGGACTGCCCTGGTCGTCAGCACAACCATCGTGGCCCTTGTCGTGCCCTTCTTTGCCTATGTTGTCGCCCTTACAG CGCGCACTGGTGAGGGAGTCCTGGAATTTTGGTCAGTCGTCATGGTCGTATTCTACGCCGGGTTCGTGCTTCTCCTGATTTGA